Proteins from a single region of Candidatus Saccharibacteria bacterium:
- a CDS encoding tyrosine--tRNA ligase has product MKLSEELQWRGFVNQTTFKDLTELDQAPISFYWGVDPSADSMTIGNFAAAMMVRHFIDHGHKAVLLVGGATGMIGDPDGKKDERNLKTLDEIAKNKAGIAAQYRQAFGGKDFTIVDNYDWFSQINYIDFLRNVGKHVPMSQMLGRDFVQSRLGDSGAGISYAEFSYSLIQGYDFVHLYREHGVTLQVCGADQWGNSITGVDLLRRMEGVEAHVYSTPLVINKATGVKFGKSEGGAIWLDPKKTSVYKFYQFWLNVDDEGAIDYAKIYTLFTKEQVEALEADHKANPGSRIAQKVLAREVTTLVHGKDRCESVARVTEALFGDRQFSDLTSDDLDALSEEIPTIDAGKTIVESLVLAGVANSNGEARRLILGGAISVNGDKISDDATLRSAALVKKGKNTFILVR; this is encoded by the coding sequence ATGAAACTTTCCGAGGAACTGCAGTGGCGTGGGTTTGTAAACCAAACGACATTCAAAGATTTGACAGAACTTGACCAGGCGCCTATCTCTTTCTATTGGGGTGTCGATCCGAGCGCCGACAGCATGACTATTGGTAATTTTGCGGCTGCTATGATGGTTCGCCACTTTATCGACCATGGCCACAAGGCGGTTTTGCTGGTGGGTGGCGCAACGGGAATGATCGGTGATCCAGACGGCAAAAAAGACGAGCGTAACCTAAAGACGCTCGATGAAATCGCAAAAAACAAGGCGGGCATAGCAGCGCAGTACCGCCAGGCTTTTGGTGGCAAAGACTTTACGATTGTCGATAACTACGACTGGTTTTCGCAAATCAATTACATCGACTTTTTGCGTAACGTTGGCAAACACGTTCCGATGAGTCAAATGCTTGGCCGCGATTTCGTGCAGTCACGCCTTGGCGATAGTGGCGCAGGCATCAGTTACGCCGAATTTAGCTACTCACTGATTCAGGGCTACGACTTTGTTCACTTGTACCGCGAACACGGCGTTACGCTACAGGTATGTGGCGCCGACCAATGGGGCAACTCTATTACAGGCGTCGACCTTCTCCGCCGCATGGAAGGTGTCGAAGCGCATGTCTACTCAACTCCTCTTGTTATCAATAAAGCAACCGGTGTAAAGTTCGGTAAAAGCGAAGGCGGGGCAATTTGGCTCGATCCTAAAAAGACAAGCGTCTACAAGTTTTACCAGTTCTGGTTGAATGTCGACGATGAGGGTGCAATTGACTACGCCAAGATTTACACGTTGTTTACAAAAGAGCAAGTTGAAGCGTTAGAGGCCGACCATAAGGCAAATCCAGGCTCTCGCATTGCACAAAAGGTACTGGCTCGCGAAGTAACCACGCTCGTGCATGGTAAAGACCGCTGCGAGTCGGTTGCGCGCGTTACAGAGGCGCTATTTGGTGATCGACAGTTTAGCGATCTAACGAGCGACGACCTTGATGCACTTTCAGAGGAAATTCCAACGATTGATGCAGGAAAAACAATAGTCGAAAGCCTTGTTCTTGCCGGTGTCGCAAATAGCAATGGCGAAGCGAGGCGTCTTATTTTGGGCGGTGCTATATCTGTAAATGGCGATAAAATATCAGACGATGCCACGCTTCGTAGTGCTGCACTTGTAAAAAAAGGCAAGAACACCTTTATTCTCGTTCGATAG
- a CDS encoding phospho-sugar mutase, whose product MSYHNALQEHLSPDAVSNITAWLNESKYAEYRDELVEMIEAEKWQDLEDAFFKVIEFGTAGRRGHTGIGSNRINRVTIGESAQALCLYASSHDPKAPEKGIVIACDTRLSSPELSRFTAQVCAANGFKTYLFDNFRATPELSFAVRHLGAAAGIVISASHNPPQDNGFKVCWSDGGQLVAPHDVGVLKVAEEITEIHAADFNQAVAEGRIVIIGKDVDDAYIAAAAAEAEGKERNVDIVYSPLHGAGQTNVLPVLRAAGFASISVVEDQMIPDGNFPTIDNGKPNPEDESANDRAVAQLLAEKADIAITNDPDADRIGVMVREGDGVVYLSGNQSAVLAADFALRKLKEKGELTSKHYLAKTIVTTDMLTALSDYYGVNMYTNMLIGFKYIGELILQKEGTGEVFVTGSEESFGLLKGTYARDKDGATGALPMAEYAAELKTQGKTLYDRLIELYGQHGLFVERLENSYFDGASGFERMQTVMRELRANPFSELGDHVVTALHDYQSLERRDIATGKVTPIDCKKGNVIVLEFDNDYRRRITIRPSGTEPKLKFYIQWFEPAVAGERNAILEQKQQIESHLKTLAQLLEGRLLG is encoded by the coding sequence ATGTCTTATCACAATGCTTTACAGGAGCATCTTTCACCAGATGCTGTATCAAACATCACCGCGTGGCTTAACGAATCAAAATATGCAGAATATCGCGACGAACTTGTCGAGATGATCGAAGCCGAAAAGTGGCAGGATCTAGAAGACGCATTCTTCAAAGTAATCGAATTTGGTACGGCCGGCCGTCGCGGCCATACGGGAATAGGCTCGAATAGAATCAACCGCGTGACGATCGGCGAATCTGCCCAAGCGCTTTGTTTATATGCGAGCTCGCACGACCCTAAAGCTCCTGAAAAAGGAATTGTTATTGCCTGCGATACCCGTCTTAGCTCGCCCGAATTAAGTCGTTTTACGGCACAAGTATGCGCGGCAAACGGCTTCAAGACATATCTGTTTGACAACTTCAGGGCAACCCCCGAACTGAGCTTTGCAGTGCGCCACCTCGGTGCCGCAGCCGGAATAGTTATTAGCGCCAGCCATAATCCTCCACAAGACAATGGCTTTAAGGTTTGTTGGTCTGACGGCGGACAGTTAGTAGCGCCACACGATGTGGGTGTACTAAAAGTCGCCGAAGAAATTACCGAGATCCATGCAGCCGACTTTAACCAAGCGGTTGCTGAGGGACGCATAGTTATTATTGGCAAAGATGTGGATGATGCATATATTGCTGCAGCTGCTGCCGAGGCTGAAGGTAAAGAGCGTAATGTGGACATTGTTTACTCGCCGCTTCACGGAGCTGGTCAAACAAATGTATTGCCGGTATTACGTGCTGCTGGCTTTGCCTCGATTTCGGTTGTCGAAGACCAAATGATTCCCGATGGCAATTTTCCTACAATCGATAACGGTAAGCCAAATCCAGAGGATGAGTCGGCAAACGATCGGGCGGTAGCGCAGCTCTTGGCTGAAAAGGCTGATATTGCGATTACGAACGATCCAGATGCTGACCGTATTGGCGTTATGGTTCGTGAAGGCGACGGAGTTGTATATCTTAGCGGCAACCAGTCGGCTGTGTTGGCGGCGGACTTTGCGCTCCGAAAACTAAAAGAAAAGGGAGAGCTGACATCAAAGCACTACCTTGCGAAAACAATAGTCACGACGGATATGCTGACGGCTCTCAGCGACTACTATGGAGTGAACATGTACACGAACATGCTCATTGGCTTCAAGTATATCGGTGAACTTATCCTGCAAAAAGAAGGTACTGGCGAGGTGTTTGTGACGGGTAGTGAAGAGAGCTTCGGGTTATTAAAGGGAACGTACGCAAGAGATAAAGACGGCGCCACGGGTGCACTACCTATGGCCGAGTATGCTGCCGAACTAAAAACGCAAGGTAAAACACTTTATGATCGTTTGATCGAATTGTACGGTCAGCACGGGCTGTTTGTGGAGCGTCTCGAGAACTCTTACTTCGATGGTGCAAGCGGCTTTGAAAGAATGCAAACGGTTATGCGCGAGTTGCGGGCAAATCCATTTTCGGAGCTTGGTGATCATGTCGTAACGGCGCTTCACGATTATCAATCGCTTGAACGGCGCGATATCGCAACGGGCAAAGTCACTCCTATCGATTGCAAAAAAGGCAATGTGATTGTGTTGGAGTTCGATAACGATTACCGCCGTCGCATAACGATTCGACCAAGTGGCACTGAGCCAAAGCTAAAGTTCTATATCCAATGGTTTGAGCCTGCGGTTGCTGGCGAGAGGAACGCTATTCTTGAGCAGAAGCAGCAGATTGAGTCCCATCTTAAAACGCTCGCGCAGCTACTTGAAGGACGTCTTTTAGGTTAA
- the recG gene encoding ATP-dependent DNA helicase RecG gives MNLLSPLEKVKGVGAKTGEQFALAGIRTVGDLIDFLPRKHEDFSEVVAIADVHPGKATIKARCEKIETRPVRRGLRITKATLLDDSGKLQAVWFNQPYRATQLAKSGDEFFFSGEFEFNYNKYQLTNPSVEKVSEMPVQTDRFLPVYRAIKGLKSQLVRKILAELRPLITMLPETLPKQILSGEKLISRADAVLGMHFPKSADDVAAGRERLAFEELFQLLLASQLNKQENAKLVGWHIPFDQAVVGDFVKQLPFELTAAQRRAAWDIIQDFERKTPMNRLLQGDVGSGKTVVAGLAARASAHAGFQTALMAPTEILASQHAETLSKLLEPFGVTVGLLTGSVKGAARKTLYEQIANGSVHVVVGTHALIQSTVHFHKLGFVVIDEQHRFGVKQRQELLGKSKHMPHLLAMTATPIPRSLALTVYGELEVSILNELPKGRKPIKTKIWSPNSRPQLYELVDKEIASGRQAYVICNLIDENPDNEVKSVNAEYVRLQNSVFKHRKIGLLHGKMKPDEKDAVMTKFASGELDILVSTTVVEVGVDVPNATAMIIEDADRFGLSQLHQLRGRVGRSSHQSYCYLVTSDSSKPSQRLKEVEKSNDGFYLAEVDLKLRGPGEIYGRAQHGALNLQIATLSDTKLIARAQRAAKAFVQSGDDLLQYKQLAAQVEQYQRLTTLN, from the coding sequence ATGAATCTTTTGTCCCCGCTAGAAAAAGTAAAAGGCGTCGGTGCTAAAACCGGCGAACAGTTTGCGCTGGCGGGGATACGCACGGTTGGGGATCTTATCGATTTTCTTCCGCGAAAACACGAGGACTTTTCGGAAGTTGTGGCGATTGCCGATGTTCACCCAGGCAAGGCCACGATAAAAGCGCGCTGCGAAAAGATTGAAACGCGCCCAGTTCGGCGCGGGCTTCGTATCACCAAGGCGACACTGCTAGATGACAGTGGCAAGTTGCAGGCTGTGTGGTTTAATCAGCCGTACCGAGCAACGCAACTTGCAAAGTCGGGTGACGAGTTCTTTTTTTCGGGTGAGTTCGAGTTTAACTACAATAAATACCAGCTTACTAATCCGAGCGTTGAAAAAGTTTCTGAAATGCCGGTGCAAACGGACCGTTTCCTACCCGTTTATCGCGCAATTAAGGGATTGAAAAGCCAGCTTGTTCGAAAAATCCTTGCCGAGTTACGGCCATTAATTACAATGCTGCCCGAGACATTACCAAAGCAGATACTATCTGGTGAAAAGCTCATTTCGCGCGCGGACGCTGTGCTAGGCATGCATTTTCCAAAGTCGGCAGACGACGTAGCTGCTGGCCGCGAGCGCTTAGCGTTTGAGGAGCTGTTTCAGCTGTTGCTGGCAAGTCAGCTCAACAAGCAAGAGAATGCAAAATTGGTAGGTTGGCACATTCCGTTCGATCAGGCGGTGGTTGGTGATTTTGTAAAGCAACTTCCATTCGAGCTTACCGCGGCGCAGCGCAGAGCTGCCTGGGATATTATTCAAGATTTTGAACGAAAAACGCCGATGAACAGGTTACTACAAGGAGACGTTGGATCGGGCAAAACAGTCGTTGCTGGTCTGGCCGCCCGTGCAAGCGCGCATGCTGGATTTCAGACGGCTCTTATGGCGCCTACTGAAATTCTGGCAAGTCAGCATGCCGAAACGCTTAGTAAGCTTTTAGAGCCATTTGGTGTCACGGTCGGGTTGTTAACAGGAAGCGTAAAGGGCGCGGCACGTAAAACGTTATACGAGCAAATTGCAAATGGAAGTGTTCATGTGGTTGTGGGTACGCATGCACTTATTCAAAGTACGGTTCATTTTCATAAGCTTGGGTTTGTCGTTATCGATGAACAGCACCGTTTTGGCGTAAAGCAGCGTCAAGAGCTTCTTGGTAAATCAAAGCACATGCCGCATCTGCTTGCCATGACAGCAACCCCGATTCCGCGCAGTCTTGCGCTCACCGTTTACGGCGAGTTGGAGGTAAGTATTCTAAATGAACTGCCGAAAGGGCGAAAGCCTATTAAAACAAAGATTTGGTCGCCAAACAGCCGCCCGCAGCTGTATGAGCTTGTCGATAAAGAAATCGCCTCGGGGCGTCAGGCATACGTTATTTGTAATTTGATTGACGAAAACCCAGATAACGAGGTAAAAAGCGTGAATGCCGAATATGTGCGGCTACAAAACTCTGTTTTTAAACATCGCAAGATTGGTTTGCTTCATGGCAAAATGAAGCCAGACGAAAAAGATGCTGTCATGACGAAATTTGCTAGCGGTGAACTCGATATCCTGGTAAGCACTACGGTTGTAGAAGTGGGTGTCGATGTTCCAAATGCCACGGCAATGATTATAGAAGATGCTGATCGTTTTGGGTTAAGTCAGCTTCATCAGCTTCGCGGGCGCGTAGGAAGATCGTCGCATCAAAGCTATTGTTATCTGGTGACATCGGATAGTAGCAAGCCAAGCCAACGCTTAAAAGAGGTAGAAAAGTCGAACGATGGATTTTATCTAGCGGAGGTCGATCTAAAGCTTAGGGGGCCAGGGGAGATCTACGGAAGGGCGCAGCATGGGGCGCTTAATCTTCAGATTGCGACGCTGTCGGATACGAAGCTTATTGCCCGTGCGCAGCGAGCCGCTAAAGCGTTCGTGCAAAGTGGCGATGATCTGCTACAATATAAGCAACTGGCCGCGCAAGTAGAACAATATCAGCGGTTAACCACATTAAATTAA